In a genomic window of Candidatus Obscuribacterales bacterium:
- a CDS encoding heavy metal-responsive transcriptional regulator produces MAVVTGLKIGEVSKQTGVAVGGLRYYESLGLIQSERGENSYRYYPPETVHQVQFIKKAQSLGFSLEDIGEVLTVHHRGDVPCEFVQSLLQGKIQQLEAQIQEMVAFKTDLEQYRDRWAAHHPRPQPGGICPLIETVSLTH; encoded by the coding sequence ATGGCCGTTGTTACCGGCTTAAAAATTGGCGAAGTCTCAAAGCAGACAGGCGTTGCCGTAGGTGGCCTGCGCTATTACGAGAGTCTGGGGCTGATTCAGTCTGAGCGGGGTGAAAACAGCTATCGCTACTATCCTCCAGAAACTGTACACCAGGTACAATTCATCAAAAAAGCTCAATCTCTGGGGTTTTCCCTGGAGGACATTGGCGAGGTGCTGACGGTGCACCACCGGGGCGATGTGCCCTGCGAGTTTGTGCAATCCCTTTTGCAGGGCAAGATTCAGCAGCTCGAGGCTCAGATCCAAGAGATGGTGGCTTTTAAGACCGACCTGGAGCAATATCGCGATCGCTGGGCTGCCCATCATCCCCGCCCTCAGCCCGGAGGCATTTGCCCGCTGATCGAGACAGTGTCATTAACTCATTGA